One stretch of Rosistilla oblonga DNA includes these proteins:
- a CDS encoding glycosyltransferase family 4 protein has product MNTELQSHPKPTHCDAPVVDARVVLLTHYIPIYQLPIYQELSRQIRDFHVLLSTDVEPNRHFQPRWEGLDVTLQKTLTLQRHWRHSAGFDDTLYVHVPYDTGRQLRRLQPDIVLSLELGFRSLASSLHRILHRRSKLILCTYMSQHTEQGRGMMRAAARRWLIGRADAITYNGPSCFDVLSDLGADPKRLFHFPYAANPDSIYTGPLQPSGSPSVTRMLYIGQMTQRKGVEAMVQQVVRYAQQHAEQTFQLTMVGEGPLRESLSAVATPANLAIEFTGNLPSEQLPTLMPAHDLLIFPTLADEWGLVVNEALHSGLPVIGSRLAQASTTLLQDDRNGWLYDPRDDNGLAGCLDRWLACDVAARASMAGGCRDSVRDRTPAFAASGLIDACQFVMGHSTNDRCDD; this is encoded by the coding sequence ATGAATACGGAATTGCAATCGCATCCGAAACCAACGCACTGCGACGCTCCGGTCGTCGATGCGCGCGTGGTTTTGTTGACGCATTACATTCCGATCTATCAGCTGCCGATCTATCAAGAGCTGTCCCGGCAGATCCGCGACTTCCACGTGCTGTTGTCGACCGATGTCGAACCGAACCGGCACTTCCAGCCGCGTTGGGAAGGGCTGGACGTGACGCTGCAGAAGACGCTTACGCTGCAACGCCATTGGCGACATTCGGCCGGTTTTGACGACACCTTATATGTTCACGTCCCCTACGATACCGGCCGTCAATTACGGCGACTGCAGCCCGACATCGTGCTCAGTCTGGAGCTGGGGTTTCGCTCGTTAGCCAGTTCCCTGCATCGGATCTTGCACCGGCGCAGCAAGCTGATTCTGTGTACGTATATGTCGCAGCATACCGAACAGGGACGGGGGATGATGCGAGCCGCAGCTCGGCGATGGCTGATCGGCCGCGCCGACGCGATCACCTACAACGGCCCCAGTTGCTTCGATGTGCTCAGCGATCTCGGCGCCGATCCCAAACGACTGTTCCACTTTCCTTACGCGGCCAACCCCGACAGCATCTACACCGGCCCGCTGCAGCCCTCCGGTTCGCCAAGCGTCACGCGGATGTTGTACATCGGCCAGATGACGCAGCGGAAAGGAGTGGAGGCGATGGTCCAGCAAGTCGTCCGTTATGCGCAGCAGCACGCGGAACAAACGTTCCAGTTAACGATGGTGGGTGAGGGACCGTTGCGTGAGTCGTTGAGTGCTGTCGCGACGCCGGCGAATTTGGCGATTGAATTCACCGGCAATCTGCCCAGCGAGCAATTGCCGACGCTGATGCCGGCGCACGATCTCTTGATCTTTCCGACGCTAGCCGACGAGTGGGGCTTGGTCGTCAATGAAGCTTTGCATTCGGGGCTGCCAGTGATCGGCAGCCGCTTGGCGCAGGCGAGCACCACGCTTTTGCAAGACGATCGCAACGGCTGGCTTTACGATCCTCGAGACGACAACGGTTTGGCTGGCTGTTTGGACCGCTGGCTCGCTTGCGACGTGGCGGCTCGCGCGTCGATGGCCGGAGGCTGCCGCGATTCGGTTCGCGATCGAACTCCCGCGTTTGCGGCCTCCGGTTTGATCGACGCCTGCCAATTTGTAATGGGCCATTCAACAAACGATCGATGCGATGATTGA
- a CDS encoding WecB/TagA/CpsF family glycosyltransferase, translating to MIDSGKHSVIGVNVDAVDYEAAVAKIMHAAIERQSMSVTALAVHGVMTGYLDREQNYRLNRFDLVCPDGQPVRWALNLLHGCGLSDRVYGPELTLRLCQACVEQQQSIFLFGGTDEMNAVLIDKLAEKFPGLKVAGARASRFRTLSPEECSELADEINASGASLCFVGIGCPRQETFAFEMRDRISMPLIAVGAAFAFHANLLPQAPPWMQRAGLEWLFRLVKEPTRLWRRYLYLNPLYLSLLALQRLGIFKGRTDDGTPPQQEVLFG from the coding sequence ATGATTGATTCGGGAAAACACAGTGTGATCGGCGTCAATGTCGATGCGGTCGACTATGAAGCCGCCGTTGCCAAGATCATGCATGCAGCGATCGAGCGGCAATCGATGTCGGTCACGGCATTGGCGGTGCATGGCGTGATGACCGGCTATTTGGATCGCGAGCAGAACTATCGGCTGAATCGATTCGATTTGGTCTGCCCCGATGGGCAACCGGTCCGTTGGGCGCTGAACCTGTTGCACGGCTGTGGGCTCAGCGACCGCGTCTACGGGCCCGAATTGACGCTGCGGTTGTGCCAGGCGTGCGTCGAACAACAGCAATCGATTTTCCTGTTCGGCGGGACCGACGAGATGAATGCGGTTTTGATCGACAAGCTGGCCGAGAAGTTTCCCGGACTGAAAGTCGCTGGCGCACGAGCCTCTCGTTTTCGGACGCTCTCTCCGGAGGAGTGTTCCGAACTGGCCGACGAGATCAACGCCAGCGGTGCCAGTTTGTGTTTCGTCGGGATCGGATGCCCACGGCAGGAAACGTTTGCGTTTGAAATGCGCGATCGGATCTCGATGCCACTGATCGCAGTGGGGGCTGCGTTTGCGTTTCATGCCAACCTGCTGCCGCAGGCACCTCCTTGGATGCAACGCGCCGGGCTGGAGTGGCTGTTTCGTCTCGTCAAAGAGCCGACGCGACTGTGGCGTCGCTATCTGTACCTCAATCCGCTGTACCTAAGCTTGTTGGCCTTGCAACGGCTGGGTATCTTCAAAGGCCGTACCGACGACGGCACTCCGCCCCAGCAAGAGGTTTTGTTTGGGTGA
- a CDS encoding uracil-DNA glycosylase family protein, which translates to MPNKTATRLIEAAANLADEVDRLLFAEPVTHVYNPLRYAAAAHRMYLSRYAKPTCKVLLLGMNPGPWGMSQTGVPFGEIDAVRNWMKIETEVEKPDPEHPKRPIEGFACQRSEVSGRRLWGLFAERFPDPKDFFKTHFVANYCPLVFMEASARNVTPDKLSKAERGALEQVCDAHLAEVIEALDPTWVVGVGAFAEKCAGRVLTGDRKLAKILHPSPASPAANRGWAEAATKQLEDLQIW; encoded by the coding sequence ATGCCCAATAAAACCGCTACTCGATTGATCGAAGCTGCCGCGAACCTGGCCGATGAAGTCGACCGATTGTTGTTCGCCGAACCGGTGACGCACGTCTACAACCCGCTGCGGTATGCCGCCGCGGCGCATCGGATGTATCTGTCGCGATACGCCAAACCGACCTGCAAGGTTCTGCTGTTGGGAATGAATCCCGGGCCGTGGGGGATGTCGCAGACCGGCGTTCCGTTTGGCGAGATCGATGCGGTGCGGAACTGGATGAAGATCGAAACCGAAGTCGAAAAGCCCGATCCCGAACATCCGAAGCGGCCGATCGAAGGGTTCGCTTGCCAACGCAGCGAGGTCTCCGGACGTCGCCTGTGGGGACTGTTTGCCGAACGTTTTCCCGATCCCAAAGATTTTTTCAAGACGCACTTTGTGGCCAACTATTGCCCGCTGGTCTTCATGGAAGCGTCGGCTCGGAACGTGACTCCCGACAAGTTATCCAAAGCCGAACGGGGCGCGTTGGAACAGGTCTGCGACGCGCATTTGGCTGAAGTGATCGAGGCTCTCGATCCGACTTGGGTTGTGGGAGTCGGTGCGTTTGCTGAAAAATGTGCCGGCCGCGTGCTGACGGGAGATCGCAAATTGGCGAAAATCTTACACCCCAGCCCCGCCAGCCCTGCTGCCAACCGAGGCTGGGCCGAAGCGGCGACCAAGCAACTCGAAGACCTCCAGATTTGGTGA
- the araD gene encoding L-arabinonate dehydratase has translation MSQRPRKTPEQLRSYRYFGPDDLRSFGHRSRQKQAGFATEEFKDKPVIGILNTWNDLISCHAHFRQRAEDVKRGVWQAGGFPVEIPVMGLSETFMKPTSMYYRNLLAMETEETLRTYPLDAVILMGGCDKTTPAMLMGARSVDIPSIFMPGGPMSRTSWRGEPLGSGSDVWKYWDQRGAGRLSCEAWCELEDHIAASPGHCMTMGTASTMTAIAETMGLCLPGSSSVPATHSSHSRMASATGSRAVELAWLDIKPSEFMTPESFDNAITALMAIGGSTNAIVHLMALAGRAEVPLTLERFDEISQKTPVVGNLRPAGKYVMADLFDAGGLQGLLHRIGDLLNLDCPNVAGTTLGEAIEGAEVYDEDVIRPRSNPLSESSSLAVLRGNLAPDGCVIKPPAAEKHLLQHRGPAAVFKNYPDLKARIHDPALGLTANHVIVLQNAGPLGAPGIPEWGMLPIPKYLLEQGVTDMVRISDARMSGTSYGACVLHVAPESFVGGPLAFVQDGDMIRLDVAGRQIELEISDEELASRRSGWTQPENKFTRGYGKLYFEQTTQADLGCDFRFLHADGSQDPDPEIY, from the coding sequence ATGAGTCAGCGACCACGCAAGACGCCCGAACAACTCCGCAGCTACCGCTACTTCGGCCCCGACGACCTGCGTTCCTTCGGGCATCGGTCGCGTCAGAAGCAAGCCGGGTTTGCAACCGAGGAGTTTAAAGACAAGCCGGTTATCGGGATCTTGAACACCTGGAACGATCTGATTTCGTGCCACGCCCACTTCCGCCAGCGGGCCGAAGACGTCAAGCGAGGCGTTTGGCAGGCGGGTGGATTTCCCGTCGAGATTCCCGTGATGGGACTCAGCGAAACATTCATGAAGCCGACCTCGATGTACTATCGCAATCTGTTGGCGATGGAGACCGAAGAGACGCTGCGGACCTATCCGTTGGACGCAGTGATCTTGATGGGAGGCTGCGACAAGACGACGCCGGCGATGTTGATGGGAGCTCGCAGCGTCGATATCCCCAGCATCTTCATGCCGGGCGGGCCGATGTCGCGGACCAGTTGGCGCGGCGAACCGCTGGGGAGCGGTAGCGACGTTTGGAAGTATTGGGATCAACGCGGCGCGGGGCGTCTGTCGTGCGAAGCCTGGTGCGAATTGGAAGACCACATCGCCGCATCGCCCGGCCACTGCATGACGATGGGAACCGCATCGACGATGACGGCGATCGCCGAAACGATGGGGCTGTGTCTGCCCGGATCCTCGTCGGTTCCCGCGACGCATTCGTCTCACTCGCGGATGGCATCGGCCACCGGATCCCGCGCCGTCGAACTCGCTTGGTTGGACATCAAGCCGTCGGAGTTCATGACCCCCGAATCGTTCGACAATGCGATCACCGCGTTGATGGCGATCGGCGGATCGACCAACGCGATCGTTCACTTGATGGCTTTGGCCGGACGAGCCGAGGTGCCGTTGACGCTGGAACGCTTCGACGAGATCTCGCAGAAGACGCCTGTCGTCGGCAACTTGCGTCCGGCTGGAAAATACGTGATGGCCGATCTGTTTGATGCTGGCGGGCTGCAAGGGCTGCTGCATCGGATCGGCGACCTGTTGAATCTCGATTGCCCCAATGTCGCCGGGACGACGCTGGGGGAAGCGATCGAAGGCGCGGAGGTGTACGACGAGGATGTGATTCGTCCGCGCTCGAATCCGCTGAGCGAATCGAGCAGCCTAGCCGTGCTGCGCGGCAACTTGGCTCCCGACGGTTGCGTGATCAAACCGCCAGCGGCTGAGAAACATTTGTTGCAGCATCGCGGGCCGGCAGCCGTCTTCAAGAACTACCCCGATCTGAAGGCTCGGATTCATGATCCCGCCTTGGGACTGACCGCAAACCATGTGATCGTCTTGCAAAACGCAGGTCCCTTGGGCGCTCCGGGGATTCCCGAATGGGGCATGCTGCCGATTCCAAAATATCTGCTGGAACAGGGCGTGACCGATATGGTCCGGATCTCCGACGCGCGGATGAGCGGCACCAGTTACGGCGCGTGCGTGCTGCACGTGGCACCGGAATCGTTTGTCGGCGGACCGCTAGCGTTTGTCCAAGATGGCGACATGATTCGTTTGGATGTCGCCGGGCGGCAGATCGAACTAGAGATCAGCGACGAGGAACTCGCCAGCCGCCGCAGCGGTTGGACGCAGCCGGAGAACAAGTTCACTCGCGGTTACGGCAAGCTGTACTTCGAACAGACGACGCAGGCCGATCTCGGCTGCGACTTCCGCTTCTTGCACGCCGATGGCAGCCAAGATCCAGATCCCGAGATCTATTAG
- the pseI gene encoding pseudaminic acid synthase has product MKQFTLNSRDIAPGLSTYLIAELSANHGGSLDQALDVVRAMKDAGADAVKLQTYTADTLTIDSDRPEFRVGEGTLWQGRTLHDLYQEAHTPWEWHSALFQLARDLGMDCFSTPFDKTSVDFLETLDPPCYKIASFELIDLPLIQYVASKGRPIIMSTGMGTLAEIAEAVDVVKQAGVPLALLKCTSAYPSPPESMNLRTIPHLAEAFDVPTGLSDHTLGISVPVAAVSLGACIIEKHVTLSRSQPGPDSAFSLEPAEFRQLVDSVRTTEKAIGTVNYQLTDKEQSSKVFRRSLFVVNDVAPGEPFTRQNVRSIRPGYGLAPKHLERVLKRKAATAIGRGTPLSEAHLA; this is encoded by the coding sequence ATGAAGCAATTTACACTTAATTCCCGCGACATCGCTCCCGGCTTATCAACTTATCTAATTGCCGAACTTTCAGCCAATCACGGAGGAAGCTTGGATCAGGCCCTGGACGTCGTTCGGGCAATGAAGGATGCCGGGGCGGATGCCGTGAAACTGCAAACCTACACCGCCGATACGCTTACAATCGACTCGGACCGGCCCGAGTTTCGCGTGGGCGAAGGAACGCTTTGGCAGGGTCGGACCCTGCACGATCTGTATCAGGAAGCGCATACGCCGTGGGAGTGGCATTCCGCACTGTTTCAGCTTGCCCGTGATCTGGGGATGGATTGTTTTTCCACACCATTTGACAAGACGTCTGTGGATTTTTTGGAAACACTCGACCCGCCTTGCTACAAGATCGCTTCCTTCGAACTGATCGACCTGCCCCTGATTCAATACGTCGCGTCGAAGGGGCGTCCGATCATCATGTCGACCGGAATGGGGACCCTTGCCGAAATCGCCGAAGCGGTTGACGTCGTGAAACAGGCGGGGGTGCCGTTAGCCTTGTTGAAGTGCACAAGTGCCTACCCTTCGCCTCCCGAATCGATGAACCTGCGCACCATTCCGCACTTGGCGGAAGCCTTTGATGTACCAACAGGGTTGTCGGATCATACGCTGGGAATCTCCGTTCCCGTGGCTGCTGTTTCGCTTGGGGCATGCATTATCGAAAAGCATGTCACCTTGTCACGATCACAACCGGGGCCCGACAGCGCGTTTTCGCTAGAGCCTGCGGAATTCCGCCAGCTCGTCGATTCGGTGAGGACGACGGAAAAGGCGATTGGAACCGTCAACTATCAACTCACCGACAAGGAACAGTCCAGCAAGGTCTTTAGACGGTCGCTGTTCGTCGTCAACGACGTAGCCCCCGGAGAACCGTTCACGAGGCAGAACGTACGCTCGATTCGTCCCGGATACGGTTTGGCCCCCAAACACCTGGAACGCGTTTTAAAACGAAAGGCAGCGACAGCCATCGGTCGCGGCACTCCGTTGTCGGAAGCTCATCTGGCTTAG
- a CDS encoding GNAT family N-acetyltransferase, giving the protein MPPPTTDQIVLRDATMDDLHLLMQWRNHPATRNASRNTAAVDHESHQKWMQHSLGSDKRMLLIAEIDCRPIGTVRLDLDEVSEISWTVAPEARGKGLGKRMVMAAVGAVKSPIKAVTRSDNTGSQKIAEAAGFRLIQDDGRWRTYYRDLTTQS; this is encoded by the coding sequence ATGCCTCCACCGACAACCGACCAGATCGTTTTACGCGATGCCACGATGGATGATCTGCATTTGCTGATGCAATGGAGAAACCATCCGGCGACCCGCAATGCAAGTCGCAACACGGCGGCTGTGGATCATGAGTCGCATCAAAAGTGGATGCAGCATTCGCTTGGCAGCGACAAACGAATGCTGCTGATCGCGGAGATCGACTGCAGGCCGATCGGAACGGTAAGACTGGACCTCGACGAGGTCTCTGAGATTTCATGGACGGTCGCCCCCGAGGCTCGGGGCAAGGGCCTCGGAAAACGCATGGTGATGGCTGCCGTTGGCGCCGTCAAGTCGCCGATCAAAGCCGTAACTCGCAGCGACAATACGGGATCACAAAAGATTGCAGAAGCCGCCGGCTTTCGACTGATTCAAGACGATGGACGATGGCGTACCTATTATCGTGACCTCACAACACAATCATAA
- the pseG gene encoding UDP-2,4-diacetamido-2,4,6-trideoxy-beta-L-altropyranose hydrolase → MALPQLIIRSDASRTIGAGHVMRSLAIAQAWQDRGGEVTFASSELPDALKSRIAAEGFRLISVTDPPGSSEDARRLLAVADRMRAAAIVLDGYTYGADYHAAIGRSKHSTLAIDDCSHLAHYSTDFVLNQNADVAESRYPNLSPQTQLLLGTSYALLRRELVDAFDTVRDEPTGKRILVTLGGSDPDNVTSAIIKALRSDSDSDLSVRVIVGAMNSHVDSLKQAIGGDARIEILQDVAAMSHQYRWADLAIAAGGSSNWEMCYYGLPRIVLVIADNQIEIAAALQRKQIAVNLGPAADVEPSDVKAAVNAMLNNPAKLQVARAEALKLVDGKGAWRCVDRLLKHNKPMNLYPS, encoded by the coding sequence ATGGCCCTCCCTCAACTGATCATTAGATCCGATGCCTCCAGAACGATCGGGGCCGGACACGTCATGCGATCCCTGGCAATTGCTCAAGCCTGGCAGGACCGAGGCGGGGAGGTTACGTTTGCGAGCTCGGAGCTGCCCGATGCATTGAAGTCGAGAATCGCCGCGGAAGGATTTCGTCTGATCTCCGTGACAGACCCTCCCGGCAGCAGCGAAGATGCCCGTAGACTGCTTGCCGTCGCGGACAGGATGCGGGCCGCTGCCATCGTCCTTGACGGCTATACGTACGGCGCAGATTACCACGCTGCGATTGGTCGTTCAAAGCATTCGACGCTGGCGATAGACGATTGTTCTCACCTGGCACATTACAGCACCGATTTTGTGCTCAATCAAAACGCGGACGTTGCGGAATCGCGGTATCCCAATCTCTCGCCCCAGACCCAACTGCTACTGGGAACTTCGTATGCGTTATTGAGACGCGAGCTGGTCGATGCGTTCGACACGGTGCGGGACGAGCCGACAGGGAAGCGGATCCTGGTAACCTTGGGGGGCTCCGACCCGGATAATGTCACGTCGGCAATCATCAAAGCACTCCGTTCGGACAGCGACAGCGATTTGTCGGTCCGGGTGATCGTCGGCGCGATGAATTCGCACGTCGACTCGCTTAAGCAAGCGATTGGCGGTGACGCAAGGATCGAAATCCTGCAAGATGTTGCCGCGATGTCGCACCAGTATCGTTGGGCCGACTTGGCAATCGCAGCAGGAGGCAGTTCGAATTGGGAGATGTGTTATTATGGACTGCCAAGAATTGTTCTGGTGATAGCGGACAATCAGATCGAAATCGCCGCCGCGTTGCAGCGCAAACAGATCGCGGTCAACTTGGGGCCTGCCGCTGATGTGGAGCCCAGCGACGTCAAGGCTGCGGTCAACGCAATGTTGAACAATCCGGCCAAGTTGCAAGTCGCGCGAGCTGAGGCGCTGAAGCTCGTCGACGGCAAGGGGGCCTGGCGGTGTGTCGATCGTCTACTGAAACACAACAAGCCAATGAATTTGTATCCATCGTGA
- the pseF gene encoding pseudaminic acid cytidylyltransferase — protein MILAVIPARGGSKRIPDKNIRPFCGRPMIEYSIEAAQQAGVFDRVIVSTDSEKIADAAIRCGAEVPFVRPPELADEFATTTPVVQHAIAQLTSTADPVGYACCIYATAPFVSPEDIRRGLETLKRTPAADFALPVTTFPYSIFRSLALQQNGLHAMLYPEHQATRSQDLPEAWHDAGQFYWAAEPTWRRLAGGILSASLVGIPIPRHRVQDIDTAEDWRRAELMFELLAQESHGPPSTDH, from the coding sequence ATGATCTTGGCCGTGATCCCCGCGCGAGGCGGAAGCAAACGCATTCCGGATAAGAATATTCGTCCGTTCTGCGGACGTCCGATGATCGAATATTCGATCGAAGCGGCGCAACAGGCGGGCGTCTTTGACCGCGTGATCGTTTCGACAGACAGCGAAAAAATTGCTGACGCCGCAATCCGCTGCGGAGCGGAAGTCCCGTTCGTCCGTCCGCCTGAATTGGCAGACGAATTTGCAACGACGACTCCCGTAGTGCAACACGCGATCGCTCAATTGACCTCCACAGCAGACCCTGTGGGATATGCTTGTTGCATCTACGCGACCGCGCCTTTTGTCTCTCCAGAAGACATCCGACGTGGACTGGAGACTCTCAAACGAACCCCGGCTGCAGACTTTGCACTCCCCGTGACGACGTTTCCCTACTCGATTTTCCGGTCCTTGGCGTTGCAGCAAAATGGCTTGCATGCAATGCTCTACCCGGAGCACCAAGCAACCCGCTCGCAGGACCTTCCCGAAGCGTGGCACGATGCGGGACAGTTCTACTGGGCAGCCGAACCGACGTGGCGACGACTGGCGGGCGGAATTCTTTCAGCATCATTAGTTGGTATTCCGATTCCTCGGCACCGGGTGCAAGATATTGACACTGCGGAAGATTGGCGGCGTGCCGAGCTAATGTTCGAGCTTCTGGCGCAAGAATCCCATGGCCCTCCCTCAACTGATCATTAG
- the pseC gene encoding UDP-4-amino-4,6-dideoxy-N-acetyl-beta-L-altrosamine transaminase, with translation MIPYGKQSIDEADIQAVVDALRSDFLTTGPRVAEFERRFSEAVGAKHAIAVCNATAALHLAMLVAEVRPGDRVVTSPNTFLASANAAAFAGAVPDFVDIDPVSYNLCPDALRQNWKDDTKAVVAVDYAGQAADMPALAAVARTNGAVVIEDACHAVAGQFQHEEKTWKIGGHPWADLTTFSFHPVKTMTTGEGGMLVTNNDQYAARARALRTHGMVRSSENFDGLGDPSFEERGPWYYEMQHLGYNYRITDLQCALGLSQIERLEAFLSRRRSIVAEYNAAFSDIQTIQTPRLRNPADASLTSWHLYTLQIDFDALTTTRTEFMRRLHEQGVGTQVLYIPVHLQPWYRKMFDYRVGKCPVAERFYQRALSLPLYPAMSDQDVQHVIGCVTRLSVVA, from the coding sequence GTGATTCCTTACGGAAAACAATCGATCGATGAAGCGGACATCCAGGCCGTCGTGGACGCCCTGCGTTCGGATTTCTTGACAACTGGGCCGCGTGTCGCGGAGTTTGAACGGCGTTTTTCGGAAGCTGTCGGGGCAAAGCATGCGATCGCCGTCTGCAACGCAACGGCTGCCTTGCATCTGGCGATGCTGGTGGCAGAAGTCCGGCCGGGGGACCGAGTCGTCACAAGCCCGAACACGTTTCTTGCATCAGCAAACGCGGCAGCGTTTGCCGGCGCCGTCCCCGATTTCGTCGACATCGATCCGGTTTCCTACAATCTATGTCCGGATGCTTTGCGGCAGAACTGGAAGGATGACACCAAAGCGGTGGTGGCCGTGGACTATGCGGGCCAAGCGGCTGACATGCCGGCACTCGCCGCCGTGGCGCGAACCAACGGTGCGGTCGTTATCGAGGACGCATGTCATGCCGTGGCGGGGCAATTCCAGCATGAAGAGAAAACATGGAAGATCGGCGGCCACCCCTGGGCGGATCTGACAACGTTCAGCTTTCACCCGGTGAAAACAATGACCACCGGCGAAGGCGGGATGCTGGTTACCAACAATGATCAGTATGCGGCGCGGGCGCGGGCGTTGCGGACACACGGCATGGTCCGATCGAGTGAAAATTTTGATGGCCTTGGCGATCCCTCGTTCGAGGAGCGCGGACCGTGGTATTACGAGATGCAGCATCTTGGCTATAATTACCGAATCACCGACCTGCAGTGTGCGCTGGGGTTAAGCCAAATTGAGCGTCTGGAGGCTTTTTTATCTCGACGTCGATCGATCGTCGCAGAATACAATGCCGCATTTTCTGATATCCAAACAATCCAAACACCCCGCTTGCGGAACCCTGCGGATGCATCGCTGACCTCCTGGCATTTATATACACTTCAGATCGACTTTGACGCATTGACAACCACCCGCACCGAATTCATGAGGCGATTGCATGAGCAGGGTGTCGGAACCCAGGTGCTCTACATTCCAGTTCATTTACAGCCTTGGTATCGCAAGATGTTCGACTATCGGGTCGGCAAATGTCCGGTCGCTGAGCGGTTTTACCAACGTGCCCTGAGCCTGCCGCTTTATCCGGCCATGAGTGATCAAGACGTCCAGCATGTGATCGGTTGCGTTACTCGCTTGAGTGTGGTCGCATGA
- the pseB gene encoding UDP-N-acetylglucosamine 4,6-dehydratase (inverting), with protein MASSLNDSRILVTGGTGSFGKRFIQRLFEEYPAIPRVVVYSRDELKQFEMAQQFPADKYPAIRFFIGDVRDAGRLKRAMEGVDTIVHAAALKQVPAAEYNPFEAIRTNVLGAQNVIEAALDSGINRVVALSTDKAAAPINLYGATKLCSDKLFIAANNLRGRRDIKFSVVRYGNVMGSRGSVIPFFLNRRSSGVLPITDPRMTRFNISLDEGVAMVLYSLENNLGGEIIVPKIPSYRIMDVAEAIGPECEKPIVGIRAGEKLHEEMVTASDSQNTIENDRYFVIIPMMHQTNQNEMSQKFAEYHKGTPVPHDFRYSSEHNDDWLTVAQIRDLIKLHVDPNHRA; from the coding sequence ATGGCAAGTAGCTTGAACGATTCGCGGATCCTCGTCACCGGTGGCACGGGGTCATTCGGCAAACGTTTTATCCAGCGTTTGTTTGAAGAGTATCCGGCCATTCCAAGGGTCGTGGTCTACTCGCGAGATGAACTCAAGCAATTCGAAATGGCGCAACAGTTTCCGGCTGACAAGTATCCCGCGATTCGCTTCTTTATTGGAGACGTGCGCGATGCCGGCAGGCTTAAGCGTGCGATGGAGGGGGTCGACACGATCGTTCATGCTGCGGCGTTGAAGCAGGTTCCCGCTGCAGAGTACAACCCCTTTGAAGCCATACGAACGAACGTGTTGGGTGCTCAGAATGTCATCGAGGCGGCTCTGGATTCAGGCATTAATCGAGTCGTCGCATTGTCAACCGACAAAGCCGCCGCACCAATTAATCTTTATGGTGCGACGAAGCTTTGCAGTGACAAGCTGTTCATTGCGGCAAACAACCTGCGGGGGCGTCGGGACATAAAGTTCTCGGTCGTTCGCTATGGTAACGTTATGGGCAGCCGTGGCAGCGTGATTCCATTTTTTTTGAACCGCCGCTCGTCCGGCGTGTTGCCGATTACCGACCCACGCATGACACGGTTTAACATCTCGTTGGACGAAGGCGTAGCGATGGTGTTGTATTCACTGGAAAACAACTTGGGCGGAGAGATTATCGTTCCCAAGATCCCCTCGTATCGGATTATGGACGTTGCCGAAGCGATTGGTCCGGAATGTGAAAAACCGATCGTTGGCATCCGTGCGGGCGAGAAGTTACACGAAGAAATGGTGACAGCGAGCGATAGTCAAAACACGATTGAAAACGATCGCTATTTTGTCATCATCCCGATGATGCACCAAACCAACCAGAACGAAATGAGCCAGAAGTTTGCTGAGTATCACAAAGGGACCCCGGTGCCTCACGATTTTCGCTACAGCAGCGAACACAACGACGACTGGCTGACCGTCGCCCAGATTCGCGATCTGATCAAGCTGCATGTGGATCCCAACCACCGGGCTTAG